One genomic region from Dermacentor variabilis isolate Ectoservices chromosome 6, ASM5094787v1, whole genome shotgun sequence encodes:
- the LOC142585695 gene encoding citramalyl-CoA lyase, mitochondrial-like isoform X1: protein MSESGLVKIKLPAISVRLWRRSTDGDNGRRRICSSKVHKKTYALRKLLHKTQVPCVSPTLRHYTPRRAVLYVPGSDERKITKAFGLDVDCMVLDCEDGVAANKKKEARETVARVLDKAERSEGRRDLAVRINAVSTGLAGDDIQCLLGASQLPSTLLVPKVEETKQLDWVRDQVERALGERQHRLELIVCIETALGLLNCRQLLEHASAMTHSRLQLAGLLFGSDDFTASIGARRTPEATEVLMARQQLVVLAKAFGIQAVDMVTIDLKNEELLRRQCTEGAAMGFTGKQVIHPSQIAPTQEAFAPTPAQLDRAQRLVKEFHQHQQQGKGAFVFEGSMIDMPSVRQALNIVEADQVIHGKMS from the exons ATGTCAGAGTCGGGCTTAGTCAAAATCAAATTGCCCGCCATTtccgttaggttatggcgtaggTCAACAGACGGCGATAACGGCCGGCGCAGAATTTGCAGCTCTAAAGTTCACAAAAA GACGTATGCCCTTCGTAAGCTGCTGCACAAGACCCAAGTTCCATGTGTCAGTCCAACGTTGCGGCATTATACGCCTCGTCGGGCCGTTCTCTATGTGCCGGGCAGCGATGAGAGAAAGATAACGAAGGCATTCGGCTTAGATGTTGACTGCATGGTGCTAGACTGCGAGGATGGCGTGGCAGCCAATAAAAAG AAAGAGGCACGTGAGACAGTTGCTCGTGTGCTGGACAAAGCAGAGAGGTCAGAAGGACGCAGAGACCTGGCAGTGCGCATCAATGCGGTGAGCACGGGCCTTGCGGGGGATGATATTCAGTGCCTCCTCGGTGCTTCTCAACTTCCCAGCACGCTGCTGGTGCCTAAGGTGGAAGAGACCAAGCAATTGGACTGG GTGAGGGACCAGGTGGAGCGTGCCCTTGGCGAGCGGCAACACCGACTCGAGCTCATTGTGTGCATTGAGACAGCATTGGGCCTGCTCAACTGCCGCCAGCTGCTGGAGCATGCCTCTGCAATGACACACAGCCGCCTGCAGTTGGCCGGCCTGTTGTTTGGTTCTGATGATTTCACAGCCAGTATAG GAGCCCGGCGCACACCAGAAGCTACAGAGGTGCTGATGGCACGTCAGCAGCTGGTGGTGTTGGCAAAGGCATTCGGCATCCAGGCTGTTGATATGGTCACTATAGACTTGAAAA ATGAAGAGTTGCTGCGACGCCAGTGCACAGAGGGGGCAGCCATGGGCTTCACAGGAAAGCAAGTGATTCATCCATCACAGATTGCGCCAACCCAGGAGGCCTTTGCCCCGACCCCTGCTCAGCTGGACCGGGCACAGCGCCTCGTCAAGGAGTTCCACCAGCACCAGCAACAAGGAAAG GGGGCATTTGTGTTTGAAGGCAGCATGATCGACATGCCCAGTGTGCGGCAAGCGCTCAACATTGTGGAAGCAGACCAGGTTATTCATGGCAAGATGTCTTAA
- the LOC142585695 gene encoding citramalyl-CoA lyase, mitochondrial-like isoform X2, which produces MSAALMTWAALRRTYALRKLLHKTQVPCVSPTLRHYTPRRAVLYVPGSDERKITKAFGLDVDCMVLDCEDGVAANKKKEARETVARVLDKAERSEGRRDLAVRINAVSTGLAGDDIQCLLGASQLPSTLLVPKVEETKQLDWVRDQVERALGERQHRLELIVCIETALGLLNCRQLLEHASAMTHSRLQLAGLLFGSDDFTASIGARRTPEATEVLMARQQLVVLAKAFGIQAVDMVTIDLKNEELLRRQCTEGAAMGFTGKQVIHPSQIAPTQEAFAPTPAQLDRAQRLVKEFHQHQQQGKGAFVFEGSMIDMPSVRQALNIVEADQVIHGKMS; this is translated from the exons ATGTCTGCTGCCTTGATGACTTGGGCCGCGCTACGGAG GACGTATGCCCTTCGTAAGCTGCTGCACAAGACCCAAGTTCCATGTGTCAGTCCAACGTTGCGGCATTATACGCCTCGTCGGGCCGTTCTCTATGTGCCGGGCAGCGATGAGAGAAAGATAACGAAGGCATTCGGCTTAGATGTTGACTGCATGGTGCTAGACTGCGAGGATGGCGTGGCAGCCAATAAAAAG AAAGAGGCACGTGAGACAGTTGCTCGTGTGCTGGACAAAGCAGAGAGGTCAGAAGGACGCAGAGACCTGGCAGTGCGCATCAATGCGGTGAGCACGGGCCTTGCGGGGGATGATATTCAGTGCCTCCTCGGTGCTTCTCAACTTCCCAGCACGCTGCTGGTGCCTAAGGTGGAAGAGACCAAGCAATTGGACTGG GTGAGGGACCAGGTGGAGCGTGCCCTTGGCGAGCGGCAACACCGACTCGAGCTCATTGTGTGCATTGAGACAGCATTGGGCCTGCTCAACTGCCGCCAGCTGCTGGAGCATGCCTCTGCAATGACACACAGCCGCCTGCAGTTGGCCGGCCTGTTGTTTGGTTCTGATGATTTCACAGCCAGTATAG GAGCCCGGCGCACACCAGAAGCTACAGAGGTGCTGATGGCACGTCAGCAGCTGGTGGTGTTGGCAAAGGCATTCGGCATCCAGGCTGTTGATATGGTCACTATAGACTTGAAAA ATGAAGAGTTGCTGCGACGCCAGTGCACAGAGGGGGCAGCCATGGGCTTCACAGGAAAGCAAGTGATTCATCCATCACAGATTGCGCCAACCCAGGAGGCCTTTGCCCCGACCCCTGCTCAGCTGGACCGGGCACAGCGCCTCGTCAAGGAGTTCCACCAGCACCAGCAACAAGGAAAG GGGGCATTTGTGTTTGAAGGCAGCATGATCGACATGCCCAGTGTGCGGCAAGCGCTCAACATTGTGGAAGCAGACCAGGTTATTCATGGCAAGATGTCTTAA
- the LOC142585695 gene encoding citramalyl-CoA lyase, mitochondrial-like isoform X3: MVLDCEDGVAANKKKEARETVARVLDKAERSEGRRDLAVRINAVSTGLAGDDIQCLLGASQLPSTLLVPKVEETKQLDWVRDQVERALGERQHRLELIVCIETALGLLNCRQLLEHASAMTHSRLQLAGLLFGSDDFTASIGARRTPEATEVLMARQQLVVLAKAFGIQAVDMVTIDLKNEELLRRQCTEGAAMGFTGKQVIHPSQIAPTQEAFAPTPAQLDRAQRLVKEFHQHQQQGKGAFVFEGSMIDMPSVRQALNIVEADQVIHGKMS; this comes from the exons ATGGTGCTAGACTGCGAGGATGGCGTGGCAGCCAATAAAAAG AAAGAGGCACGTGAGACAGTTGCTCGTGTGCTGGACAAAGCAGAGAGGTCAGAAGGACGCAGAGACCTGGCAGTGCGCATCAATGCGGTGAGCACGGGCCTTGCGGGGGATGATATTCAGTGCCTCCTCGGTGCTTCTCAACTTCCCAGCACGCTGCTGGTGCCTAAGGTGGAAGAGACCAAGCAATTGGACTGG GTGAGGGACCAGGTGGAGCGTGCCCTTGGCGAGCGGCAACACCGACTCGAGCTCATTGTGTGCATTGAGACAGCATTGGGCCTGCTCAACTGCCGCCAGCTGCTGGAGCATGCCTCTGCAATGACACACAGCCGCCTGCAGTTGGCCGGCCTGTTGTTTGGTTCTGATGATTTCACAGCCAGTATAG GAGCCCGGCGCACACCAGAAGCTACAGAGGTGCTGATGGCACGTCAGCAGCTGGTGGTGTTGGCAAAGGCATTCGGCATCCAGGCTGTTGATATGGTCACTATAGACTTGAAAA ATGAAGAGTTGCTGCGACGCCAGTGCACAGAGGGGGCAGCCATGGGCTTCACAGGAAAGCAAGTGATTCATCCATCACAGATTGCGCCAACCCAGGAGGCCTTTGCCCCGACCCCTGCTCAGCTGGACCGGGCACAGCGCCTCGTCAAGGAGTTCCACCAGCACCAGCAACAAGGAAAG GGGGCATTTGTGTTTGAAGGCAGCATGATCGACATGCCCAGTGTGCGGCAAGCGCTCAACATTGTGGAAGCAGACCAGGTTATTCATGGCAAGATGTCTTAA